Proteins from one Pagrus major chromosome 1, Pma_NU_1.0 genomic window:
- the LOC140998374 gene encoding uncharacterized protein, with amino-acid sequence MISTNADMLLVCAIALLGLMSVSLSAPLACEDLIRPLDQLDPRHLEGRWAMVAGSLSQLPLMERLRSRESATASFSSNTSETNISFRRSMRRDDKCHYASYNISLEGSSFTFDNRSVNTTFTHTSCRDCILLSFDVESGKRQHFYLFSRRRQLEQEEIEEFTDQVACLKMPPPAVMDPSKELCPEETNGNPSAQTEEKTEGQRS; translated from the coding sequence ATGATTTCAACAAATGCAGATATGCTTCTTGTGTGTGCCATCGCTCTCCTCGGCTTGATGTCCGTGAGCCTTTCAGCCCCTCTGGCCTGTGAAGATTTGATCCGGCCTCTGGATCAACTGGATCCTCGTCATTTGGAGGGCAGATGGGCTATGGTTGCAGGCAGTCTGAGCCAACTCCCATTAATGGAGCGATTAAGAAGTAGAGAAAGTGCCACCGCTAGCTTCTCCAGCAACACCAGTGAAACCAACATCTCCTTCCGTCGCAGCATGCGTAGAGATGACAAGTGCCACTACGCATCCTACAACATCTCTCTGGAAGGCAGCAGCTTCACCTTTGACAACCGCAGCGTCAACACAACCTTCACGCATACATCTTGTCGTGACTGTATACTGCTGAGCTTTGATGTCGAATCGGGGAAGAGGCAGCACTTCTACCTGTTCAGCAGGAGGAGgcagctggagcaggaggagatcGAGGAGTTCACGGATCAGGTGGCATGTCTGAAGATGCCTCCACCTGCTGTGATGGATCCTAGCAAAGAGCTTTGTCCAGAAGAAACAAACGGGAATCCATCAGCTCAAAcggaggagaaaacagagggacagaggagcTGA
- the LOC140998383 gene encoding uncharacterized protein, with product MYTRMISAHRNLFAVCTVAVFCLASVSLSAPLACEDLTRPLDRLVPRHLEGRWALVAGSLSDPTQLEFFKRRDSSSVNFSNTSAASNILYTPSVHFGGKCHLQSFNVSLEGSILTFDVRDRVNLTVTFLNRSCKDCVLMRFDNESKELKRLFLFSRRREVEQREMEEFTAQAECLNMPPPVVMDPNKELCFEQSTSQSAPAPPETEQR from the coding sequence ATGTACACTCGTATGATTTCAGCACACAGAAACCTGTTTGCCGTGTGCACCGTCGCTGTCTTCTGTCTGGCGTCTGTGAGCCTTTCAGCCCCTCTGGCCTGTGAAGACTTGACCCGACCTTTGGATCGACTGGTCCCCCGTCATTTGGAGGGCAGGTGGGCTTTGGTTGCAGGCAGTCTGAGCGATCCTACACAACTGGAGTTCTTCAAACGTAGAGACAGCTCCAGCGTTAACTTCTCCAATACAAGTGCCGCCTCCAACATTCTCTACACACCCAGCGTCCATTTTGGCGGGAAGTGCCACTTGCAGTCCTTCAATGTCTCACTGGAAGGCAGCATTCTCACCTTCGATGTGCGAGATCGGGTGAACCTCACTGTGACCTTCCTCAATAGGTCCTGTAAAGACTGTGTGCTGATGCGCTTTGACAACGAGTCAAAGGAACTCAAGCGTTTGTTCCTGTTCAGCAGGAGAAGGGAGGTAGagcagagggagatggaggagttCACGGCTCAGGCGGAGTGTCTGAACATGCCTCCACCTGTCGTGATGGATCCTAACAAGGAGCTTTGTTTCGAGCAGAGCACCAGCCAATCAGCACCTGCTCCGCCCGAGACGGAACAACGCTGA
- the LOC140998420 gene encoding uncharacterized protein yields MVSYMFAVFSITLLCLVSASQSAPPVCEKLLHPLKQLDPHHLVGRWALVAGSLNHAPSMEALRLRDSITMYFSNSSEASNFSYTQINRFADQCQYLPYNISVVGSTFTFDVGNRFNLTGYFLYTSCPDCLVMQWAVKSSKRVSLDLYLLSRRREVEQNEMEEFRAQLECHQLPTPAVMDPTKELCPEQPESQPTAAAQNEETTEGLKA; encoded by the coding sequence ATGGTTTCATacatgtttgctgtgttttccaTCACTCTCCTCTGTTTGGTGTCTGCGAGCCAATCAGCTCCTCCAGTCTGTGAAAAACTGCTCCATCCTTTGAAACAACTGGATCCTCATCACTTGGTGGGCAGATGGGCTTTAGTCGCAGGCAGTCTCAACCACGCGCCATCCATGGAGGCcctgagactgagagacagcATCACCATGTACTTCTCCAACTCCAGTGAAGCTTCCAACTTCTCTTACACCCAAATCAACCGCTTCGCCGATCAATGCCAGTACCTGCCCTACAACATCTCAGTAGTAGGTAGCACCTTCACCTTTGATGTAGGGAATCGCTTCAACCTCACTGGATACTTCCTCTATACATCTTGTCCAGACTGTCTTGTGATGCAGTGGGCTGTGAAGTCAAGTAAGAGGGTGTCATTAGACTTGTACCtgctgagcaggaggagggaggtggagcaGAACGAGATGGAGGAGTTCAGGGCTCAGCTGGAGTGTCATCAGCTGCCTACACCTGCTGTGATGGATCCTACCAAGGAGCTTTGTCCAGAACAACCCGAGAGCcaaccaacagcagcagctcagaatGAGGAGACAACAGAGGGATTAAAGGCATGA
- the LOC140998390 gene encoding uncharacterized protein — translation MSIMISTNADMLLVCAIALLGLMSVSLSAPLACEDLIRPLDQLDPRHLEGRWAMVAGSLSHLPFMERLRSRESATASFSSNTSETNISFRRSMRRDDKCHYASYNISLEGSSFTFDNGSVNTTFTHTSCRDCILLSFDIESGKRQHFYLFSRRRQLEQEEIEEFTAQVECLKMPPPDVKDPSKELCPEETAGNPSAQTEEKTEGQRS, via the coding sequence ATGTCAATTATGATTTCAACAAATGCAGATATGCTTCTTGTGTGTGCCATCGCTCTCCTCGGCTTGATGTCCGTGAGCCTTTCAGCCCCTCTGGCCTGTGAAGATTTGATCCGGCCTCTGGATCAACTGGATCCTCGTCATTTGGAGGGCAGATGGGCTATGGTTGCAGGCAGTCTGAGCCACCTCCCATTCATGGAGCGATTAAGAAGTAGAGAAAGTGCCACCGCTAGCTTCTCCAGCAACACCAGTGAAACCAACATCTCCTTCCGTCGCAGCATGCGTAGAGATGACAAGTGCCACTACGCATCCTACAACATCTCTCTGGAAGGCAGCAGCTTCACCTTTGACAACGGCAGCGTCAACACAACCTTCACGCATACATCTTGTCGTGACTGTATTCTGCTGAGCTTTGATATCGAATCAGGGAAGAGGCAGCACTTCTACCTGTTCAGCAGGAGGAGgcagctggagcaggaggagatcGAGGAGTTCACGGCTCAGGTGGAGTGTCTGAAGATGCCTCCACCTGATGTGAAGGATCCTAGCAAAGAGCTTTGTCCAGAAGAAACGGCTGGGAATCCATCAGCTCAAAcggaggagaaaacagagggacagaggagcTGA
- the LOC140998397 gene encoding uncharacterized protein, translating into MFAVCAIALLCLVSLSHSAPLACEDLVRPVDQLDPAHLEGTWTLVAGGMSSPEYREKFKTRDSASISFVNGTTFTRVFGSNDSCQYLNSNITLEGSSFDFAQYNVTVTFLHTSCQDCILLRFDNMAKEVQRVYLFSRKREVEQKEMDEFTAQTQCLNLLPPVVKDPTKPICPGKMSNDAEAQPDAKTE; encoded by the coding sequence atgtttgctgtgtgtgcCATCGCTCTCCTCTGCTTGGTGTCTCTGAGCCATTCAGCTCCTCTGGCCTGTGAAGACTTGGTCAGGCCTGTGGATCAACTGGATCCTGCTCATTTGGAGGGCACATGGACTTTAGTTGCAGGTGGTATGAGCAGTCCTGAATATAGGGAGAAATTCAAAACTAGAGACTCTGCCAGCATTAGCTTTGTCAACGGAACCACCTTCACACGCGTCTTTGGATCCAATGACAGTTGTCAATATCTGAACTCCAACATCACACTCGAAGGCAGCAGCTTCGACTTCGCTCAGTATAACGTCACTGTGACCTTCCTCCATACATCCTGTCAAGACTGTATTTTGCTGCGTTTTGACAACATGGCAAAGGAAGTCCAGCGTGTGTACCTGTTCAGCAGGAAGAGGGAGGTGGAGCAAAAAGAGATGGACGAGTTCACGGCTCAGACGCAGTGTTTGAACCTTCTTCCACCTGTTGTGAAGGATCCTACAAAACCGATCTGTCCAGGAAAGATGTCCAACGATGCAGAGGCTCAACCCGACGCGAAAACAGAGTAA